In Labilibaculum sp. DW002, the genomic window TGTTAATGGTGCACTTTGTGTATGCTTAAGTGGACAATGCTATTTTTCACATGCAACAACCGGACGTTCAGCAAATAGAGGTGAATGTAGTCAAGCTTGCAGAATGAAATACGATTTACAAGATGAAAACGGTAATGTTTTAGCAAAAGATAAACACCTTCTCTCTCTTAAAGATTTAAATCTTTCCAATGAAATATCAGATATTGTTGATACCGGAATCTGTTCGCTAAAAATTGAAGGACGCTTAAAAGACATCTCTTATATTAAAAATATCACAAGTTACTATAGAAAAGAGCTTGATAGTGTTTTTGAGAAGAAAAGAGAATTTACAAAAGCATCATCGGGAACAATAGATCCTAAGTTTGATCCTGATTTGGATAGAACTTTTAACAGAGGATATACCTCCTACTTTTTTACAGGAAGAATACCAGAGATTGCAAATTTTCACACACCAAAATCACTAGGAAAAGAGATCGGTAAAATTGTTTCTATCCGAAAGGACCATTTCATTATTGATACTAAATATGATATTCACAATGGAGATGGCTTGTGTTTTTTCAATAAAAATAAACTTTTGAAAGGCATTCTTGTAAATGGTGTAAAAGGCAAGCAAATTTTTCCAAACGAAATGAGCATGTTGGTTGAAGGAGCTACTTTGTATCGCAATAACGATCATGAATTTGCAAAAACACTTAAAAGAGACAATTCTATTCGACGTATTTCTGTGGATTTCTATCTTGAGTTTACTAATGATACACTTACTTTATTTGCTACGGATGAAGATGGAATTAGTGCTTCGGTTCAACTTCAACAAGATTTTGAGTTGGCTCGAAACAGAGACATGGCCATTAGCAACCTTCAAAAGCAACTGGTAAAATCAGGTGGTTCTATTTATAGTATTAGTAACATTGAAGACAACTTTACTGACGTTCCTTTTGTTCAAGCGAAACAACTGAACGAATTACGAAGAAATGTTCTGGATCGTTTAACGGAAATTAGAATTGAAGCTTTTCAAAAAACAGAAAATCAGGATTTAATTTCTCATCCACAATACCCTACTAAAAATTTAACGTACATGGGAAATGTGGTGAATTGCAAAGCAGAAGAATTCTATCATAAATGTGGTGTAGAGAAGATTGAGAAGGGTTTTGAATTACAATCCAACTATACTGGAAAAACCATTATGACCACAAAGCATTGTTTGCGGCACGAATTTGGCATGTGTAAAAAGGAAGTTAACACAGATGCTAAGCCAAATACACCTTTATACCTGGTCGATAACAAGAACAGATACAAACTTGAATTTCATTGTCAGCGTTGCGAAATGAAAATCGTTTTAGAATAAAATTAACTCAATTACGAACCTTATTTAAATGTTTTAGCTATGGTTCATTATATCGATAAGCTGATTCGTGAAGGCGAGCATCAGCAGCAGGATTTTAAATTCTGCATAACGGATTCCAGGAAAATTGCTAAGTCGTTATCCGCTTTCGCTAACACAGATGGCGGAAAGCTACTGATTGGTGTAAAAGATAACGGCAAAATAGCTGGCACAAAAGTCGAAGAGGAATTTCACATGATAAAGGCAGCTGCAGAAATGTATTCTCGCCCTAAAATTGAATTTGAAAGTAAAGTTTGGAATGTCGGTGGAAAAAATGTTTTGGAAATAACGATACATCCATCTAAAGATATGCCACATTATGCCGAAAATGAAAATGGCAAATGGCTAGCTTATATCCGAAGAGCTGATGAAAATCATTTGGCAAATAAAATTCAATTAGAAGTCTGGAAAAGAAAATCAAAACCAACAGGAACCTATTTGGAATATACAGAGACGGAATCCTTATTAATGGAATATTTAAAAAACAATGAGGAAATTAGTCAAAATCAATTCTGTAAAATTGCAAAAATTAGTAGGTACAAAGCAGAAAGGATCTTGGTAAAATTAATTTGCTGGAAAGTTATCCAATTGAATTTTTCAGAAACTGGCACAAGATATTGTATTAAACAAGAAGCAATCTCTACACATTAAGCACACACAAATGCCTGTATTTAAACAGACTAACAACTCCACGAATAAAAAAAATAGGCATAAAAAAAACGCACTAGCTAATGGATTTTAAACTCCTATAAAACAGGATTTGAGTGCCCATCTGGTCAAGTTTCCCCTGTGTCCGAAAACAACCCTAAGGTTGGGGCCTGCTTTTGCAAACGTGTAGCTTTCTCGGTAACTTGTAAGTGTTGAGTTTAACAATCGATAACTAGTGCGATTATGCTTTTATCTTATATGTAAAGAACGTTCTTTCTTGTATGCAAAGTAAGCAATAATTTCTGTGTTTACAAGGTCTATAACGTTTTTTTTCTTCTATTTTGACTAAAATATCCAATCCTATTTCCCAACAGCCAATCTATTAAATTGTTATGCCTTCACCTTTTTTTGCCAAATTGAATATTTGTCTACACCAACAATATTAGTATTTTTGCCGAACGAAAATGAGCATACCCTTGGTACCTTATATCGACATTCACACACATTCATCAGCGGTGCAATCCGATATCTGTTCCATCCAATCTAAAAGTATGGAGGAACAAATAAAGGATAATGGGAAAGCTATATATTCCTTAGGGATACATCCATGGAAAATAGAGGATATCGACATCGCTTCTTCCTTAGAAAAATTGGAACAAATTTCTTCACAAAATCATATTCTAGCAATTGGAGAAATAGGCCTCGATCGCTTAATTCAAACTCCCCTATCTGTTCAAATAGAAATTTTACTCTCGCAAATTAGTATTGCAGAAAGGGCGCAAAAACCAATCGTTATTCATTGTGTAAAATCTTTTCCAGAACTAATTGAAATTCGTAAGAAACACAAAAGTTTTCCA contains:
- a CDS encoding AlbA family DNA-binding domain-containing protein, with protein sequence MVHYIDKLIREGEHQQQDFKFCITDSRKIAKSLSAFANTDGGKLLIGVKDNGKIAGTKVEEEFHMIKAAAEMYSRPKIEFESKVWNVGGKNVLEITIHPSKDMPHYAENENGKWLAYIRRADENHLANKIQLEVWKRKSKPTGTYLEYTETESLLMEYLKNNEEISQNQFCKIAKISRYKAERILVKLICWKVIQLNFSETGTRYCIKQEAISTH
- a CDS encoding peptidase U32 family protein, which translates into the protein MKQIELLAPAKNLETGMAAINYGADAVYIGAPKFGARAAVGNTLEDIGKLIKYAHRYWAKVFITMNTILYDNELKEAEKLIHDLYKLGADALIVQDMGILEMDLPPIELHASTQTHNFDLERIQFLEKVGFKRIILARELSLEQIKEIRANTSVDLEYFVNGALCVCLSGQCYFSHATTGRSANRGECSQACRMKYDLQDENGNVLAKDKHLLSLKDLNLSNEISDIVDTGICSLKIEGRLKDISYIKNITSYYRKELDSVFEKKREFTKASSGTIDPKFDPDLDRTFNRGYTSYFFTGRIPEIANFHTPKSLGKEIGKIVSIRKDHFIIDTKYDIHNGDGLCFFNKNKLLKGILVNGVKGKQIFPNEMSMLVEGATLYRNNDHEFAKTLKRDNSIRRISVDFYLEFTNDTLTLFATDEDGISASVQLQQDFELARNRDMAISNLQKQLVKSGGSIYSISNIEDNFTDVPFVQAKQLNELRRNVLDRLTEIRIEAFQKTENQDLISHPQYPTKNLTYMGNVVNCKAEEFYHKCGVEKIEKGFELQSNYTGKTIMTTKHCLRHEFGMCKKEVNTDAKPNTPLYLVDNKNRYKLEFHCQRCEMKIVLE
- a CDS encoding TatD family hydrolase; amino-acid sequence: MEEQIKDNGKAIYSLGIHPWKIEDIDIASSLEKLEQISSQNHILAIGEIGLDRLIQTPLSVQIEILLSQISIAERAQKPIVIHCVKSFPELIEIRKKHKSFPWIIHGFQKNKIFADELIELGCYLSFGKALFTNKKLRALFCSLPTRQIFLETDESDVSIKEIYNKVADIKEMEVESLKKELFKNFKTCFKK